A genomic window from Triticum urartu cultivar G1812 chromosome 7, Tu2.1, whole genome shotgun sequence includes:
- the LOC125520541 gene encoding post-GPI attachment to proteins factor 3-like — MAGSGLWVVGLASLLALPGIFVSISVEASPGDADPHYRTCVGECQNTGIIGGNIISHCQSRENDSISAGSSWYTQEALRVQWKQLNCMTDCRYYCMMRREEERRLGGLSPVQYHGKWPFKRVSVFQEPLSAALSALNLLMHFTGWLSFFLLVKYRLPLRPQTKKTYYEYTGLWHIYAILSMNAWIWSSVFHTRDIDLTEKLDYSSAVAVLGYSLILTLLRIFNVKEGATRVMFAAPILAFVTTHILYLNFYELDYGWNMKVCVAMGVVQIVAWAIWAGVTHHPSRLKLWVVVFGGALAMLLEVFDFPPYKGYADAHSLWHASTVPLTYLWWSFIKDDAEFRTSTLTLVKKAR; from the exons ATGGCCGGAAGCGGCCTGTGGGTAGTTGGATTGGCCTCCCTTCTTGCACTCCCTGGGATATTCGTCTCCATCTCCGTCGAGGCCAGCCCGGGAGATGCTGATCCGCACTACAG AACTTGTGTGGGGGAGTGTCAGAATACGGGGATTATTGGAGGCAACATCATCAGTCACTGTCAGTCCCGGGAGAACGACAGCAtatctgctggaagttcttggtACACACAGGAGGCTCTTCGTGTGCAGTGGAAGCAACTAAACTGTATGACAGACTGCCGCTACTACTGCATGATGCGAAGAGAAGAGGAACGGCGATTAGGTGGCCTGAGCCCTGTTCAATATCACGGAAAATGGCCCTTCAAACGTGTTTCTGTCTTCCAG GAACCCCTGTCAGCTGCACTGTCTGCTCTCAACCTATTGATGCACTTCACTGGCTGGCTTTCGTTCTTCCTGCTAGTGAAATACAGATTACCTCTTAGACCTCAGACGAAGAAGACGTACTACGAATACACTGGCTTATGGCATATCTATGCAATATTATCAATGAATGCATGGATCTGGAGCTCTGTATTCCATACCAG GGATATTGACTTGACTGAGAAATTGGATTACTCTTCAGCTGTGGCCGTACTTGGCTACTCTTTAATCCTTACACTGCTAAGAATTTTTAATGTCAAGGAGGGGGCTACCCGGGTGATGTTTGCTGCACCTATTCTAGCATTCGTCACAACACACATCTTGTATCTTAACTTCTACGAGCTTGACTACG GATGGAACATGAAAGTTTGTGTGGCGATGGGAGTGGTTCAAATTGTCGCATGGGCAATCTGGGCTGGTGTGACCCATCATCCGTCACGGTTGAAGCTTTGGGTCGTTGTGTTCGGAGGAGCTCTAGCTATGCTTCTTGAGGTGTTTGACTTTCCTCCATACAAGGGGTATGCCGATGCGCACTCGCTGTGGCACGCGAGCACCGTTCCCCTCACCTATCTTTGGTGGAGCTTCATTAAAGATGACGCAGAGTTCCGCACCTCCACACTCACACTGGTTAAGAAGGCCAGGTGA
- the LOC125519954 gene encoding uncharacterized protein LOC125519954, whose product MVDKNQWPKSDHGFFMFPPLLKSTAGRHKTERYKGCSEKKRKSGQHLCPICKDYGHHWHKCKKGNPDDIGAILAVRGPPKKRAKTTKASMSKKRTNKKASVALKLHAKRKGKEVADKLPHLPMVPHDSPAMGTRSKKMNPASPAMSTRSKRRLSL is encoded by the exons ATGGTTGACAAGAACCAATGGCCTAAATCTGACCATGGATTCTTCATGTTTCCACCACTACTAAAATCCACGGCGGGTAGGCATAAAACTGAGAGGTATAAAGGCTGCAGtgagaagaaaagaaaaagcGGCCAACACTTATGCCCTATTTGTAAGGACTATGGGCATCATTGGCATAAATGCAAGAAGGGTAACCCAGATGACATTGGTGCTATTTTAGCTGTGAG AGGACCACCAAAGAAGAGGGCAAAGACCACCAAAGCATCAATGTCAAAGAAGAGGACCAACAAGAAAGCATCTGTTGCTTTGAAATTACATGCCAAAAGAAAAGGCAAAGAGGTTGCTGATAAGTTGCCACACCTTCCTATGGTGCCACATGATAGCCCTGCAATGGGCACACGTAGCAAAAAAATGAATCCTGCCAGCCCTGCAATGAGCACACGAAGCAAAAGGAGGCTTAGCTTGTGA
- the LOC125521367 gene encoding protein CHAPERONE-LIKE PROTEIN OF POR1, chloroplastic-like produces the protein MQAAVALSQSQASLLVRRLPRPYHYAGGPDPDDGVLLLARRGVSLPLPRLRLRRACCSASLPVGTGAGSEHVPVFPRQKTWDPYKLLGVDHDASEEEINSARNFLLQQYAGYEENEEAIEGAYDKIMMKSYSHRKKSKINLKRKLIKQVEESPSWVKSLLGHFEVPSMDVVSKRFALFGFIAGWSIATSAETGPTFQLALALVSCIYFLNDKMKNLARASATGLGLFAGGWIVGSLVVPVIPAFIFPRTWCLELLTSLVAYVFLFLGCTLVK, from the exons ATGCAGGCCGCCGTCGCCTTGAGCCAGAGCCAGGCGTCCCTTCTCGTCCGGCGGCTCCCAAGGCCTTACCACTACGC CGGCGGGCCGGACCCGGATGATGGCGTGCTGCTGCTAGCACGACGAGGCGTGTCGCTCCCGctcccgcggctgcggctgcggcGCGCCTGTTGCTCCGCGAGCCTACCCGTCGGTACCGGCGCCGGCAGTG AGCATGTCCCTGTATTCCCAAGACAAAAAACATGGGATCCTTACAAGCTTCTTGGTGTTGACCATGATGCATCTGAAGAAGAGATCAATAGTGCAAGAAACTTCCTCCTTCAACAATACGCTGGGTATGAAGAAAACGAAGAGGCAATTGAAGGTGCCTATGATAAGATAATGATGAAGAGCTACTCACACCGTAAGAAGTCCAAAATCAACCTGAAAAGGAAATTAATTAAGCAAGTGGAAGAATCCCCATCATGGGTTAAGTCACTGCTTGGACACTTTGAAGTGCCATCGATGGATGTTGTGTCAAAAAGATTTGCTCTTTTTGGATTTATTGCTGGGTGGAGCATCGCAACTTCTGCTGAGACTGGACCTACCTTCCAG CTTGCACTGGCACTCGTGTCATGCATATACTTTCTCAACGACAAGATGAAAAACCTTGCCAGGGCGTCTGCCACAGG GCTTGGACTCTTTGCGGGTGGCTGGATAGTAGGTTCGCTGGTAGTCCCAGTGATCCCGGCATTTATTTTCCCGCGTACTTGGTGTCTGGAGCTCCTTACTTCGCTGGTCGCTTATGTATTTCTATTCTTGGGTTGCACTCTCGTCAAGTGA